The Actinomycetes bacterium nucleotide sequence CCCGACGACGTGCCCCTCCCCTCGGCATCGCTCATAGGTTGCGGTGTCCTCACCGGCGTCGGCGCAGTGATCAACCGGGCGAAGGTCACCCACGGCCAGTCTGCAGTGGTGATCGGCGTGGGCGGGATCGGGCTCAACGTGATCCAGGGCCTCGCCCTCAGCGACGCGCTGCCCGTCATCGCAGTCGACACCAACCCGAACAAGAAAGACCTGGCGCTCCAGTTCGGCGCCACGCACTTCATCTGCCCCGAGGAGGGCGCCGACCTCGTCGAGGCAATCAAGGAAGTCTGCCCCAACGGCGTGGACTTCGTGTTCGAGTGCGTCGGGTCCACCGCCCTCATCAAGGCCGGCACCGAGATGCTCGACTTCGGTGGCAGCGTGGTGATGGTCGGAGTTCCCAAGATGGGCACCGAGGCCAGCTTCGTCGTCAACACGATGTACAACGACAAGTCACTCATGGGCTGTCGCTACGGCTCTGCCCGGCCGGCCTACGACATACCGTTGATGGTCGAGCTCTACAAAGCGGGGCGCCTCAAGCTGGACGAGCTGGTCACCGCCACCTACCCGATCGAGGGATTCCAGTCGGCTCTCGACGAGCTGCACGACGGCAAGCTCGCCCGCGGCGTGCTGGTACTCGACTGATGCCGCTTCCGGGAGAGCTCGCCGACCTGGCTGAGGACGTCCGCAACTGGGGCCGATGGGGCGACGACGACGAACTGGGTTGCGGCAACCTGCTCGACGACGATTCCGCCCGTCGGGGCAACGAGGCGATCGGCAGCGGCCAGCGGGTCAAGCTGGCGGTGGACCTGCGCTCTGACGGCATCCAGGTCGGTCAGCCGGCCCGCCGTTTCAACCCGATCCTCACCCATACGTCGATCAACGAGCGTGACCCTTTCGCTCCGGGGATCTGGGAGGGCACCGACGACGTGGTGACCATGAGTACCTGCGCCGGCACCCACCTCGACGCACTGTCGCACGTCGGATACGACGGCTTCCTCTACAACGGCTACTCGAGCGATGAGATCACCGCATTCCACGGCGCGCGGAAGCTCGGAGCGGAGAAGCTGCCCGCCATCGCCACCCGTGGTGTGTTGCTCGACGTCGCCCGTGCCAAGGGCGTCGACGGCCTCGACGAGGTCGACCAGGGCTATGCCATCACCGGCGACGACCTCGACGCGGCTGCCGAGTTCGCGAAGGTCGAGGTGTGCCCCGGTGACTTCGTGGTGATCCGCACCGGCGAGATGCGCCACTACCTGGCCGACGACCGTGAGCCCTTCGTGCCGATCCAGGACACCAAGCGCTGGCGGTACGCCGTCGGCACGGGTGAGTCCAAGTTGCCCGGTCTGTCCGTGAACTCGGTGCGCTGGATGCACGAGAACGACGTAGCCGGCGCGGCAGTCGACTCCTACGCCTATGAAGCGTTCCCCCCGTCGCGCGAGGACTGGCTGGACTGCCTGGCGGTCCACCTGATCCAGGTGCGCGACATGGGGCTCATCCAGGGGCAGAACTGGAACCTCGAGGAACTCTCGGTGGCCTGCGCGGAACGCGGCAGCGGGGCCTTCATGCTCGTGGCTGTGCCTGAGCCCTTCACAGGTGCGGCTTCGACTCCCGTGGCACCGGTCGCCGTACTCTAGGGAGTCCATGGCGGCCGACGGCGAGGACCAGAGGAAGACCTACACGATCTGGGGCTTCGCGCTCCTGTTCATCGCCATGATCGCGGTGGGCACCTACGCGGTGATCGCGTATGGCACGCACGACCGCGAGCCGACCGAGGAGGTCAGCTCCGACCAGAAGGCCGGTCCCGACCCCACCACGCCGCCCAGCGAGTCCACCGAGGTCACGATGCTCGATGGCAACCCGGCGCCGGAGGGAGTTTCGGAGGTTCTGGAGGTCGGCGACGGCCAGTGGAGCTACCTGTTCGAGATTCCCGACGCTTTGCTGGAGGCACCGACTTCCTCGGTCGTGGCCGAGAGCGACCTCGTGGTGTCCGAAGACCGCCAGTCGATCACGGTGACCATGTTCTGCGCAGTGTCGAACGACTCTGTTCCCGCGCTTCTCGAGGTGTCCGAGGATCCCTTCGAGATCAACGTGCGCCCGATCGTGATCGGCGCCTCGTTCGGGCTTGCGTGCGAGCCGGAGGCCGAGCTCGTCACCGTGACGGTGCCACTCGAGGAAGCGGTCGGCGGTCGTCGCGTGGTGCTGGCACAGGCGGGGAATTCAGTGGCGCTGGGCGAGATCGGCTGAGCCGACCCGACCCGTTGCACATCACTCACTGCGAGCAGGCACGCACGGCGGCGGCCACCTAGGCTGACGCCTCGTCAGGTCATAGAGGCCGCCACCAACCACGGCGGCAGTTGGGAGCACACCGATGCTGCAGGGGCGGACCCTCTGGGAGTTGCTGGACAAGCGGGTCGATGCCACGCCGGATGCCCTGATGGCAGTCGACGAGGACATGCGCACGATCACGTTCGCGGAGTACTGGGCAGAGGCCGAGCGCGCAGCGGCGGGCCTTGCCGCCCAGGGTGTGAAGTCCGGTGACGTCGTGTCCTGGCAGCTGCCGACTTGGATCGAGTCACTGGTTCTCGTGGGAGCACTGAGCCGCATCGGAGCGGTGCAGAACCCGATGCTGCCGATCTACCGCGAGCGCGAGGTCGGCTTCGTCACCAACCAGGCAGGGTCGTCGCTGATGATCGTGCCGTCGGTGTGGAAGGAGTTCGACTTCGAGGCCATGGCCACGTCCATCTCGGAGTCCAACGACGGGTCGATGCGGGTGCTGGTCGCCGACAGGGCGCTTCCCCAGGGTGACCCGGCCTCGCTGCCCCCGATCGAGGTCGCGCTGGACGCCGACAACCAGCCGGTGCGCTGGCTGTTCTACACCTCGGGCACCACTGCTGACCCCAAGGGCGCACAGCACACCGACGCGTCGATCGCGGCGGTCGCACACGGCATGGGCGAGCGGCTCGGCTGTATCGCGGATGACCGCAACGCGCTCATCTTCCCGTTCACCCACATCGGTGGGATCACATGGCTGTTCACCAGCCTGCAGAGTGGTTGCTCCAACATCCTCATGGAGGGCTTCGACCCGGTGGCCACCCCCGAGGTGCTGTCACGCGAGAGCGTCACCCTCGCCGGATCCGGCACGATCTTCCACCAGACCTACCTGGCCTACCAGCGCAGCCAGCCGACTCCGGTGTTCCCCAACGTGCGCGGGTTCCCCGGCGGTGGCGCCCCGAAGCCTCCTGCTCTGGTGGCAGAGATGCGCGAAGTGTTCGACGCTCCGATCCTGTCCGGCTACGGCCTCACCGAGGCACCGATCCTCACGATGGCCGACCTCTCGGACTCAGATGACGAGCTGGCTGCCAGCGAGGGCAAACCGATGCCGGGCGTCGAGCTCAAGTTCGTCACCCTCGACGGCGACGTGGCGGCACCCGGCGAAGAAGGCGAGATCCGTGCCAAGGCGCCCCAGGTGATGCGTGGCTACCTCGACTCCAGCCTCGATGCCGACGCATTCGACGAAGAGGGGTTCTTCCGAACCGGCGACCTCGGCAAGCTTGATGACCGCGGCAACGTGATCATCACGGGCCGGGTGAAGGACGTGATCATCCGCAAGGGTGAGAACGTGTCCGCCAAGGAGGTCGAGGACCTGCTCTACATCCACGATGCCATCGGCGACGTGGCCGTGATCGGCCTTCCCGACCCTGAGTCGGGTGAGCGGGTTTGTGCGGTGGTGCAGCCGGCCGCCGGCGCGGAGCCGATCGGGTTCGACGACATGATCGCCCACCTGAAGGCTGAGGGCCTCATGACCCAGAAGCTGCCCGAGCAGCTCGAGATCATCGACGTCATACCCCGCAACCCTGCCGGCAAGGTGCTCAAGCACGTCCTGCAGGACCAGTACAAGGGGTGAGCGCGGCGCAGGTCCGCGAGCTGGCTCCGGGCGACCTGGAAGCGGCGCTCGAACTCAACCAGCACTGGGTGCCCCATGTCGGTTCGATCGACGCGGCCGGCCTCGGCGCCCTGGTCGAGCAGGCCTCGTTGTCGTTGGTGGCGGAAACCACGAACGGAGAGCTCGGGGGCTTCGCCGTGGTTCTACGTGAGGGTGCCGACTACGGCTCGCCCAACTACCGGTGGTTCGCAGGGCGCCACGGTGCGTTCACCTACCTCGACCGAATCGCCATCGCTCCGGAGTCGCAGGGCTCAGGGCTGGGCCGGATGCTCTATGGCGTCGTGGCGGACTGGGGTCGCAGCGTCGGCTCGCCGGTGTTGTGTGCCGAGGTCAACCTGGTGCCACCCAATCCCGAGTCGCTTGCCTTCCACCGCCGCCTGGGCTTCGCCGACGCAGGCACCCAATGGACCTACGACAACACCGTGCAGGTGCAGATGCTCGAGATGGAACTCTGACCGACCTTGGGGCGGCCCATCGCCCATCTGCGCGTCGCGGTCATAGCTACCATTCGGCCCCGTGAGTGAACGACCGACGGCTCGCGAGCTGACCGCCCCCGTATTCGACGGCGACACCCGCAACGACCCGCACCCGGCGTATGCGCGGCTGCGTGCCGAGGCGCCGGTGGTCTGGCACGAAGATCCCGGCATCTGGGTGCTGAGCCGCTACGCGGACGTGATCATGGTCAACAAGGACACGGCCACGTTCTCCTCCAAGGGCGGAATACTGCCGATGGAGATCGGCATCGAGTACCCGTCGCCGCCCACGATGATGCACACCGACCCTCCTGAGCACACACGGCTGCGCACCGCGGTGGCAGAAGGGTTCAGGCCCTCGCGGATCGCCGCACTGGAGCCAGATGTGAGCGACCACGTCGCGGGCCTGGTGGCGGCGCTTCCGACCGCCAAGCCGTTCGACGTGGTGGAGTCCTTGGCGGCCCCGCTGCCGCTGATGGTCATCTGCGATCTGCTCGGCCTTCCATCGAGCGACTGGCCTCTGTTCTGGCAGTGGTCCGATGCAGTGATCCCCGGTGCGGCGGACATGTCCGACCAGCGTCGTGGCGAGCTCAAGACGGCGCTCGAGGCACTGTTGCGCCGCCACATCGCGGCCTGCGAAGGGCTCGTGGCAGACCTGTGCGACCGCGGCCTCGACGACGAAGAGGTCTACATTCTGCTCAACCAGCTGCTGGTTGCGGGCAACGAGACCACTCGCAACCTCGTGTCTGCAGGCCTGCTGGCGCTCGCCGAGAACCACCAGGAGTGGGCGAAGCTGGTGGCGGACCCGGTTTTGATCCCGTCTGCGGTGGAGGAGTTGCTGCGCTGGACCACTCCGGTGGCGTCCTTCATGCGCACCGCCACCCGCGACGTCGAGATCGGAGGCCAGGCCGTGCATGCGGGTGACCCGGTACTCATGTTGTGGGCCTCGGCCAACCGCGACGAAGCGGAGTTCGGCGCCGATGCAGGCGAGCTGCACGTGGACCGCGACCCCAACCACCACCTCGCATTCGGCTTCGGGCCGCACTTCTGTGTGGGCGCGGCGCTCGCCCGCATGGAGGGGCGGCTGGTACTCGAAGCCCTCGTGGGGAGGTACGCGACGCTGGAACCAGCAGGCCAGGCCGTTCGGAGCCCGTCAACGGTGATCGCTGGGTTCCAGTCGGTGCCGCTGGTGGGATCTGCGGGCTGATCCGGGACGCGTGGGATGCCTGTCGCAGCGGTCGTCCTTGCAGCCGGGTCGGGGAGCCGGTTCAGCGGCTCCACCCACAAGCTGCGCGCCGAGGTCGACGGCCGGCCGCTCATCTGCACAGCGGTCGACGCGGCGCTCGAATCGGGCATCGGCCCCGTGATCGTTGTGACCGGAGCCGAGCCCCTCGGTGACTTGCTGGCGCCTTCGGTAATCGAGGTACACGCCGGGGACTGGTCGGCGGGGCAGTCACACTCCCTGGCTGCGGCGGTGGGCGCGGTCGAGGCCACGAGTGTTCAGGCCATCGTGGTGGGGCTCGGTGACATGCCGGGCGTGACGGCCGAATGCTGGCGTGCCGTGGCCGGCTCCGGGGCGCAGATCGGCGTGGCCACCTATGGCGGCCACCGGCGCCCGCCGGTCCGTATCGCACGTGAGTTGTGGCCGGAGCTGCCCGCGGCGGGTGATGAGGGCGCCAGGGCCCTGATGCGGCGCCGGCCCGACCTGGTGGTCGAGGTGCCCGTCGACGGCGACAGTCGTGACGTGGACACCGTGGATGACCTTCGCTCCGAGGCGGGACCGACCGGCGATCAGTGAGACAACTGCGCCTAGTGGTGGATTTCGACGGGTGAGTGCATATTTGCTTGGGGTTGGAGGAAGAAGGGAACCACCATGTCTGAACGAGCACTCCGAGCAGCAGAGCAGCACGGTCCGCCGAGGCACCTCGGCGATCCGACCGACCTTGCCGCGCTCGTGGGCGGCTCCGGCGACCATGGCCCTGCCGACGTGCCCGTCTGGGCTGCAACGGCTTCGATCGAGCTTCCACGCAGTGCCTTCGAGCGATTCGTGGTGGCGATTCCCCTGTTCCTGGTGGGTGCACTGGTGTTCATGTCCGGGATCGCCCAGCCAGTGTCTCTCGGGTTGGCGGTGTTCCTCTGGATCTGGGCCGTCGCCACGCTGGTGGTCGAACACGACTGGGACGGCCGCCACTTGCGCCTGAAGGTCTTCGGGCGCCCCTTCCGGCTCGTCAATGTCGACCCCGCAGCCGTTCTCTCCGTGCCGCGGATGAGCGGCCTGCTCGGCAGGTCGTTGGTGATAGCGGCGCCCGACATCGACGAACCCGTCGTGATGCGGGGCCGGTCTCTCGTCACCAGTGTCAGGGACACCATCGTTCCGCTGATCTGGGTGCCCGACCGCACGGCCCAGCTCTGGGCCGACCTGCTCGCGGTCGACTACGAGCGCTACTGAGCCCGGCACCGTCCAATCACCCGGCCACCGCGGCGGGTCGGAGCATCCCCCGGTAGAGTCGTGCGCTCGGAGGTAGATGGTGCAGCTCAGGAACTCGTTCACAGTGGATGTTGGCCTCGACCGGGCCTGGCAGGTCCTCACTGACGTGCCCGCCATAGCGCCCTGCCTGCCGGGAGCGCAGCTCAAGGAGGTCGACGGCGAGGAATACCTGGGCATCGTGAAGGTGAAGGTGGGCCCGATCGTCGCCCAGTACAAGGGCATGGCCACATTCGTGGAACAGAACGCGACCGATCACCGGATCGTGTTGCGCGCCGAAGGTCGCGAGACACGCGGCCAGGGCAACGCGACTGCGCTGATCACAGCCACGCTCCAGGAGCGTGGCGAGCAGACCGAGGTGGTGGTCGACACCGACCTCACGGTCACGGGCAAGGTTGCCCAGTTCGGGCGTGGAGTGATGGCCGACGTTTCCTCCAAGCTGATGGAACAGTTCGCCGACAACCTCGCCTCCACAGTGCTGGCGGCCCCCGATGATGCAGCCGGTGAGGACTCACCCGCCGGCACTCCAGGAGGTTCCGGCCAGAGCGACCAGTCGCGAAAGGACTCCGGTTCCGGGCAGTCCAATGGCACGGAGCCGGACCGCGACCCGCCGGTTGGGGCGGATCCCGAGCCGATCGACCTGCTCGGAACGGCTGGTGCCCCGGCTGCGCAGCGCCTGATCCCCGCGGTCATCGCGGCGGTGGTGGCGGTGCTTCTGGTCAGGTTCATCATGCGCCGCCGCCGCCGCTGAGCGGCATCGACGTGGGCGGCAGCACACAGCGCAGCAGAGCGGAGGACGTTG carries:
- a CDS encoding Zn-dependent alcohol dehydrogenase, producing the protein MKGIVFDGEKAELRDDVEVRDLRAGEVRVKLAAAGLCHSDVSVLDGTIMFPPPVVLGHEGAGEVVAKADDVTSLEVGDHVVLTTLGNCGRCDACSRGKPTFCRQSLGKLSRPFTVGGEKAFQFANTSVFVEETVVTETSAVKIPDDVPLPSASLIGCGVLTGVGAVINRAKVTHGQSAVVIGVGGIGLNVIQGLALSDALPVIAVDTNPNKKDLALQFGATHFICPEEGADLVEAIKEVCPNGVDFVFECVGSTALIKAGTEMLDFGGSVVMVGVPKMGTEASFVVNTMYNDKSLMGCRYGSARPAYDIPLMVELYKAGRLKLDELVTATYPIEGFQSALDELHDGKLARGVLVLD
- a CDS encoding cyclase family protein, producing MPLPGELADLAEDVRNWGRWGDDDELGCGNLLDDDSARRGNEAIGSGQRVKLAVDLRSDGIQVGQPARRFNPILTHTSINERDPFAPGIWEGTDDVVTMSTCAGTHLDALSHVGYDGFLYNGYSSDEITAFHGARKLGAEKLPAIATRGVLLDVARAKGVDGLDEVDQGYAITGDDLDAAAEFAKVEVCPGDFVVIRTGEMRHYLADDREPFVPIQDTKRWRYAVGTGESKLPGLSVNSVRWMHENDVAGAAVDSYAYEAFPPSREDWLDCLAVHLIQVRDMGLIQGQNWNLEELSVACAERGSGAFMLVAVPEPFTGAASTPVAPVAVL
- a CDS encoding AMP-binding protein is translated as MLQGRTLWELLDKRVDATPDALMAVDEDMRTITFAEYWAEAERAAAGLAAQGVKSGDVVSWQLPTWIESLVLVGALSRIGAVQNPMLPIYREREVGFVTNQAGSSLMIVPSVWKEFDFEAMATSISESNDGSMRVLVADRALPQGDPASLPPIEVALDADNQPVRWLFYTSGTTADPKGAQHTDASIAAVAHGMGERLGCIADDRNALIFPFTHIGGITWLFTSLQSGCSNILMEGFDPVATPEVLSRESVTLAGSGTIFHQTYLAYQRSQPTPVFPNVRGFPGGGAPKPPALVAEMREVFDAPILSGYGLTEAPILTMADLSDSDDELAASEGKPMPGVELKFVTLDGDVAAPGEEGEIRAKAPQVMRGYLDSSLDADAFDEEGFFRTGDLGKLDDRGNVIITGRVKDVIIRKGENVSAKEVEDLLYIHDAIGDVAVIGLPDPESGERVCAVVQPAAGAEPIGFDDMIAHLKAEGLMTQKLPEQLEIIDVIPRNPAGKVLKHVLQDQYKG
- a CDS encoding GNAT family N-acetyltransferase is translated as MSAAQVRELAPGDLEAALELNQHWVPHVGSIDAAGLGALVEQASLSLVAETTNGELGGFAVVLREGADYGSPNYRWFAGRHGAFTYLDRIAIAPESQGSGLGRMLYGVVADWGRSVGSPVLCAEVNLVPPNPESLAFHRRLGFADAGTQWTYDNTVQVQMLEMEL
- a CDS encoding cytochrome P450 translates to MSERPTARELTAPVFDGDTRNDPHPAYARLRAEAPVVWHEDPGIWVLSRYADVIMVNKDTATFSSKGGILPMEIGIEYPSPPTMMHTDPPEHTRLRTAVAEGFRPSRIAALEPDVSDHVAGLVAALPTAKPFDVVESLAAPLPLMVICDLLGLPSSDWPLFWQWSDAVIPGAADMSDQRRGELKTALEALLRRHIAACEGLVADLCDRGLDDEEVYILLNQLLVAGNETTRNLVSAGLLALAENHQEWAKLVADPVLIPSAVEELLRWTTPVASFMRTATRDVEIGGQAVHAGDPVLMLWASANRDEAEFGADAGELHVDRDPNHHLAFGFGPHFCVGAALARMEGRLVLEALVGRYATLEPAGQAVRSPSTVIAGFQSVPLVGSAG
- a CDS encoding nucleotidyltransferase family protein; translation: MPVAAVVLAAGSGSRFSGSTHKLRAEVDGRPLICTAVDAALESGIGPVIVVTGAEPLGDLLAPSVIEVHAGDWSAGQSHSLAAAVGAVEATSVQAIVVGLGDMPGVTAECWRAVAGSGAQIGVATYGGHRRPPVRIARELWPELPAAGDEGARALMRRRPDLVVEVPVDGDSRDVDTVDDLRSEAGPTGDQ
- a CDS encoding SRPBCC family protein — encoded protein: MVQLRNSFTVDVGLDRAWQVLTDVPAIAPCLPGAQLKEVDGEEYLGIVKVKVGPIVAQYKGMATFVEQNATDHRIVLRAEGRETRGQGNATALITATLQERGEQTEVVVDTDLTVTGKVAQFGRGVMADVSSKLMEQFADNLASTVLAAPDDAAGEDSPAGTPGGSGQSDQSRKDSGSGQSNGTEPDRDPPVGADPEPIDLLGTAGAPAAQRLIPAVIAAVVAVLLVRFIMRRRRR